One part of the Elusimicrobiaceae bacterium genome encodes these proteins:
- the smc gene encoding chromosome segregation protein SMC: MYLKAIEIVGFKSFADRMRLDFEPGITCVVGPNGCGKSNVIDSVRWTIGEMSWKALRSASMVDIIFNGTAKRAPLNMAQVSMIFDNSTRNLPLDFNEITVTRKIFRSGESEYYLNKVQCRLRDIRDLFLDTGIGGEGYAIIDQGGVESVLSASPEQRREMFEEVAGVSKYKAKREECIRRLERVDLDLARLSDTVVLIEEQIKKLDGEARKARLYQKYREELKESEIAISLCSIKEADGLIAKHTAELEPIVKRMADLENQISAQEGQTAAMDLNLTHKQQEVTTFNEKIAASKYKVGLLEGAIKNCDNLTAEFTAQLAASGSEAERGQNRLKEIAPAIAKLKEQLAHADEQLAPLQKEYNEAFAASQRQDQTLRDTDLQIQRASNDLMRLVQSQMECQNKISLEQANVQRENEDLITLEKRSQASSGVDAIEQALSEIRQRLESKQQQAQQAREKITQAEQSLSQLRQKRSTMSDQLSAIKSEKAALNAKLEMIRTAGANDPYWLGVQAVDKAHIAGVRGTLRKALKYKKALSTAVEEAFGKYLDAVLCDNRAAVQAAVKVLQAQDKARCKFIILDQVPSVKKAAGSLQKELKYAAELENLISLLIGSYQTDGEGGLEGEFFLSAGAAVSAPEAYWGEEESVKETLAEKTTQEETLSKEMIKGYEAMTLAEQSLQTLRAQAQEAAVAAGAVQGELQSKERELKQAQEVLAREAAQKEDLLLRVEKRKQQLQQLEKDLNNLLQQQEELKQKAETLKTQKADLQQQTEKTKVQLNELNGKLYEAKLRRNNVEVDLKSTEFEYNTLLQNEGKRAEAAQAANARLQALAAEKLSTQAQLSTERDALAALETDEYKLRQSVEVMKKEYNDKMTALNANKKQYSEQQIKQNDLENALANARRQRTTVVNHLFESWNITPEEAQLNFGDKQVDYERVKMMRKRIENMGAVNMTAPEEYDALSERHNFLKSQINDLEEAKKDLRSAIHKINVTTRDNFKYTFEQVKMHFKNIYQTLFRGGECDLVLTDPENLLETGIEIYAQPPGKKLLNISSMSGGEKTLTALSLLFAFFTHNPAPFCIMDEADAALDEANVERFVHLIKEFSSTTQFIVVTHNKRTMESARRLYGITMEESGVSKVMSVNLADRADTAKKEELEALATR; this comes from the coding sequence ATGTATTTAAAAGCGATTGAAATTGTCGGATTTAAATCATTTGCAGACCGTATGCGGCTGGACTTTGAGCCGGGCATTACCTGTGTGGTGGGCCCCAACGGTTGCGGTAAATCAAACGTGATTGATTCCGTGCGGTGGACTATCGGAGAAATGAGTTGGAAGGCATTGCGCTCTGCTTCTATGGTGGATATTATTTTTAACGGAACAGCCAAACGCGCTCCGCTGAACATGGCGCAAGTGAGTATGATTTTTGATAACTCCACGCGCAATCTACCGCTTGATTTTAATGAAATTACCGTCACGCGTAAAATTTTCCGCTCCGGAGAAAGTGAATATTATTTGAATAAAGTGCAATGCCGCTTGCGCGACATACGCGATTTGTTTTTAGATACCGGTATCGGCGGAGAAGGATATGCTATTATCGACCAGGGCGGTGTGGAAAGTGTCTTGTCTGCTTCGCCGGAGCAACGCCGGGAAATGTTTGAAGAAGTGGCGGGTGTATCTAAGTATAAAGCGAAACGAGAAGAATGTATCCGTCGTTTGGAGCGTGTGGATTTAGATTTGGCGCGCTTATCAGATACCGTGGTACTGATTGAAGAACAAATTAAAAAGTTAGACGGAGAAGCGCGCAAAGCCCGCCTTTATCAAAAATACCGCGAAGAATTAAAAGAAAGTGAAATCGCTATTTCCTTATGTTCTATTAAAGAGGCCGACGGGCTGATTGCTAAACATACCGCAGAATTAGAGCCGATTGTCAAACGCATGGCGGATTTGGAAAATCAAATCTCTGCCCAAGAAGGTCAAACGGCCGCCATGGATTTGAATTTAACGCATAAACAACAAGAAGTGACTACGTTTAACGAAAAAATTGCCGCCAGTAAATATAAGGTGGGGCTTTTGGAAGGAGCAATTAAAAACTGCGACAATCTAACAGCAGAATTTACTGCGCAGTTGGCCGCCTCCGGCAGTGAGGCCGAACGCGGGCAAAACCGCTTGAAAGAGATTGCGCCGGCAATTGCCAAATTAAAAGAGCAACTGGCTCATGCCGATGAGCAATTGGCTCCTTTACAGAAAGAGTATAACGAGGCTTTTGCCGCTTCCCAACGGCAGGATCAAACCTTGCGTGATACCGATTTACAAATCCAGCGGGCGAGCAATGATTTGATGCGTCTGGTGCAGAGCCAAATGGAATGCCAGAATAAAATTTCCTTAGAACAGGCCAATGTACAACGCGAAAATGAAGATTTAATTACTTTAGAAAAACGTAGCCAAGCCAGCAGCGGTGTGGACGCTATCGAACAGGCCTTGTCTGAAATCCGCCAACGCTTGGAAAGCAAACAACAGCAAGCTCAGCAAGCCCGTGAAAAAATTACGCAAGCCGAACAATCCCTTTCTCAGTTGCGCCAAAAACGCAGCACGATGAGTGATCAACTTTCGGCCATTAAATCAGAAAAAGCGGCTCTAAACGCTAAACTGGAAATGATACGTACCGCCGGGGCCAATGATCCGTATTGGTTGGGGGTGCAGGCTGTTGACAAAGCACATATTGCCGGCGTAAGAGGCACTTTGCGCAAGGCATTGAAATACAAAAAAGCATTGTCTACAGCGGTAGAGGAAGCATTTGGAAAGTATTTAGATGCGGTGCTGTGTGATAACCGCGCGGCCGTGCAAGCGGCGGTGAAAGTCTTGCAGGCGCAGGACAAGGCGCGTTGCAAATTTATCATTTTAGATCAAGTTCCTTCTGTTAAGAAAGCCGCCGGGTCTTTGCAAAAAGAATTGAAATATGCGGCTGAACTGGAAAATTTAATTTCCCTGTTAATCGGCTCTTATCAAACCGACGGCGAGGGCGGACTGGAAGGAGAATTTTTCCTCAGTGCCGGTGCGGCTGTTTCTGCGCCGGAAGCCTATTGGGGTGAAGAGGAAAGTGTAAAAGAAACATTGGCCGAGAAAACAACTCAAGAAGAAACTCTTTCTAAAGAAATGATCAAAGGTTATGAAGCCATGACGCTGGCTGAACAGTCCCTTCAAACGTTGCGCGCGCAAGCGCAGGAAGCCGCGGTGGCGGCGGGGGCCGTGCAAGGGGAATTGCAATCTAAAGAGCGCGAACTTAAACAAGCACAAGAAGTATTAGCCCGCGAGGCCGCTCAAAAAGAGGATTTGTTGCTACGCGTGGAAAAACGCAAACAACAGTTACAACAGTTGGAAAAAGATTTGAATAATTTACTCCAACAACAAGAAGAATTAAAGCAAAAAGCCGAAACATTGAAAACGCAAAAAGCGGATTTGCAACAACAGACCGAAAAAACCAAAGTGCAATTAAATGAGCTCAACGGAAAATTGTATGAAGCTAAATTGCGCCGTAACAATGTGGAAGTAGATTTGAAATCAACGGAATTTGAATATAATACCCTGTTGCAAAATGAAGGCAAACGCGCCGAAGCGGCTCAAGCCGCCAATGCCCGCTTGCAAGCATTAGCCGCCGAAAAATTATCTACCCAAGCGCAGTTATCTACGGAGAGAGACGCGTTAGCTGCTTTAGAGACCGACGAATATAAATTGCGCCAATCCGTAGAAGTGATGAAAAAAGAATATAACGATAAAATGACGGCGTTAAACGCCAACAAGAAGCAATATTCGGAACAACAAATTAAACAGAATGATTTGGAAAATGCTTTGGCTAATGCTCGCCGCCAACGCACGACGGTGGTAAATCATTTGTTTGAGAGTTGGAACATTACGCCGGAAGAAGCGCAACTTAATTTTGGGGACAAGCAGGTAGATTATGAGCGCGTGAAAATGATGCGCAAACGTATTGAAAATATGGGCGCGGTGAATATGACCGCTCCGGAAGAGTATGACGCACTGTCCGAGCGGCACAATTTCCTCAAGAGTCAGATTAATGATTTGGAAGAAGCGAAAAAAGATTTGCGTTCCGCTATTCATAAGATTAATGTAACCACGCGGGACAATTTCAAATATACTTTTGAACAGGTTAAAATGCATTTTAAGAACATTTATCAAACCTTGTTCCGCGGGGGAGAATGTGACCTGGTGTTAACCGATCCGGAAAATTTATTAGAGACCGGTATTGAAATTTATGCCCAGCCGCCCGGCAAAAAACTGTTAAATATTTCTTCTATGTCCGGCGGTGAGAAAACCTTGACGGCGCTGTCTTTGTTGTTTGCTTTCTTTACCCATAATCCGGCCCCGTTCTGTATTATGGACGAAGCGGATGCGGCTTTGGACGAAGCCAATGTGGAACGCTTTGTTCATTTGATTAAAGAATTCTCCAGCACGACCCAGTTTATTGTGGTTACGCACAATAAACGTACCATGGAATCGGCTCGCCGCCTCTATGGAATTACCATGGAAGAAAGCGGTGTATCTAAAGTAATGTCTGTCAATTTGGCCGACAGAGCCGATACGGCAAAAAAAGAAGAGCTGGAAGCCCTGGCAACACGCTGA
- a CDS encoding DUF4422 domain-containing protein, whose protein sequence is MNPKIKILVAYHKPATLLKSDIFVPVQSGRAIEDETALSAQDKEWLHKNCISDNTGDNISSKNSYYNELCVMYWAWKNYDKLGNPDYIGLMHYRRHLCFDLNNMEEPDKYGLLYSSQLDANYIQKYQLQEKSILNALKGYDVLVGQKLDMHKLGPGSPYQQYKTVSPDLNIQDMDNMVGIICRKRPEYKGATQEYLHGAEGYFTNIFVASKKWFFDYCEWLFPLLKEAECLPNPTTQTEQQIRLLGHLGERLQGIYLTYQYQHKVAKIRELKRTLVGDMRLILDIKPRVKGEISVCMSSSEAFAPYLAVTLQSLIDHASASLSYTAYILDDGLTADTKRVLNSIQTSNVQFRYMDISRYLAQYPQELFYTYGWFSKATYARFFIPHIFAHFEKIVYCDCDAIFLQDVADVFHTDLKGFLFGAARDIEAERQWLSGDQTYEKVLHLTNPSEYFQAGLLVCNIEQMKQFDMTAKCLSTLRRLKTPRYLDQDVLNVVCKGKIRFLEDKWNVENLIPIYHKNWANEMPYRLRLRYRNALQSAGYLHYAGGIKPWQDPTSFNAHIWWQYARKTPYYEILLQRLYNQTLDYKLKQLCNYRKLYWKYKRYCIKRYLSWGKKRKYYKQKIQEMRDELRQIYGMR, encoded by the coding sequence ATGAATCCAAAAATCAAAATATTAGTTGCCTACCATAAACCGGCTACTTTATTAAAAAGTGACATATTTGTTCCGGTCCAGAGTGGCCGTGCCATAGAAGATGAAACAGCATTATCTGCCCAAGACAAGGAGTGGCTGCACAAAAATTGCATCAGCGATAACACGGGAGATAATATTTCTAGCAAAAATTCGTATTACAATGAGTTATGCGTCATGTATTGGGCGTGGAAAAATTATGATAAATTAGGAAATCCGGATTATATTGGGTTAATGCATTACAGAAGGCATTTATGTTTTGATCTGAATAATATGGAAGAACCGGATAAATATGGCTTATTGTATAGTTCGCAATTGGATGCAAATTATATACAAAAATACCAATTACAAGAAAAATCTATTCTAAATGCTTTAAAGGGATATGATGTGCTGGTAGGCCAAAAACTCGATATGCATAAATTAGGGCCTGGTTCTCCTTACCAACAGTATAAAACTGTTAGTCCCGATTTAAATATTCAAGATATGGATAATATGGTGGGTATCATATGTCGAAAAAGACCTGAATATAAAGGGGCTACTCAAGAATATCTGCATGGTGCGGAGGGATATTTTACCAATATTTTTGTAGCTAGTAAAAAATGGTTTTTTGATTATTGTGAATGGTTATTTCCCCTTCTAAAAGAAGCAGAGTGTCTGCCTAATCCTACTACACAAACAGAGCAACAAATAAGGCTCTTAGGACATTTAGGCGAAAGATTGCAAGGAATTTATTTGACATATCAATACCAGCATAAAGTAGCCAAAATTAGAGAATTAAAAAGAACATTAGTGGGGGATATGCGTCTGATTTTGGATATCAAACCGCGGGTAAAAGGAGAGATTTCGGTCTGCATGTCTAGTAGCGAAGCTTTTGCGCCGTATTTGGCTGTTACGTTGCAATCTCTAATAGACCATGCCTCTGCCTCTTTATCGTACACGGCGTATATACTAGACGATGGATTGACGGCTGATACCAAGCGGGTTTTAAATTCTATACAGACCTCCAATGTTCAATTTCGTTATATGGATATATCTCGCTATTTGGCGCAGTATCCGCAAGAATTATTTTATACCTATGGTTGGTTTTCAAAAGCGACCTATGCGCGTTTTTTCATCCCGCATATTTTTGCTCATTTTGAAAAAATAGTTTATTGTGATTGTGATGCAATATTTTTACAAGATGTGGCTGATGTTTTTCATACAGATTTGAAAGGTTTTTTATTTGGAGCCGCCCGGGATATAGAGGCAGAACGTCAGTGGTTGTCGGGCGACCAAACGTATGAAAAAGTATTACACTTAACCAATCCTTCTGAATATTTTCAAGCTGGCTTGTTGGTGTGCAATATTGAACAAATGAAACAATTTGATATGACTGCCAAATGTTTGTCCACGTTGCGTCGCTTGAAGACTCCCCGGTATTTAGACCAAGATGTTTTAAACGTAGTATGTAAAGGGAAAATAAGGTTTTTAGAAGATAAATGGAATGTAGAAAACCTAATTCCTATTTATCATAAAAACTGGGCTAATGAAATGCCCTACCGACTACGTCTGCGGTATAGAAATGCTTTGCAATCTGCGGGATACTTACATTACGCTGGCGGAATAAAACCTTGGCAGGACCCTACTTCTTTTAATGCCCATATTTGGTGGCAATATGCTCGTAAAACGCCTTATTACGAGATTCTCTTGCAACGTTTATATAATCAAACCTTAGATTATAAACTGAAGCAATTGTGCAATTATCGGAAATTATATTGGAAATATAAACGTTACTGTATTAAGAGATACTTATCGTGGGGGAAAAAACGTAAATATTATAAACAAAAAATACAGGAAATGAGAGACGAATTACGTCAGATATACGGAATGAGATAA
- the raiA gene encoding ribosome-associated translation inhibitor RaiA, whose product MEIKITAKNIKLTPAIKQFVQARVNKIENYFDNVVWAQVLLSVEKKINQRAEIIIHTGGKGTVSASAVEGDLYKAIDSAVTKAEAQMKKAKGKSKAKRAAKRAPVVEEMATFNDHILLPANDVKFSVIKQVEVTPMNPEDAAYEMERLGYSFWMFLDEDSKQINLIFKRLDGTYGLIKPIKKK is encoded by the coding sequence ATGGAAATTAAAATCACCGCGAAAAACATTAAATTAACGCCTGCTATCAAACAATTCGTACAAGCTCGCGTCAACAAAATTGAAAATTATTTTGACAATGTGGTATGGGCACAAGTTTTGTTGTCCGTAGAGAAAAAAATCAACCAACGAGCCGAAATCATTATTCACACCGGTGGGAAAGGCACCGTATCTGCTTCTGCCGTGGAAGGAGATTTGTATAAAGCCATTGATTCAGCCGTTACCAAAGCCGAAGCCCAGATGAAGAAAGCCAAAGGCAAATCCAAAGCAAAACGTGCGGCTAAAAGAGCTCCTGTTGTGGAAGAAATGGCCACCTTCAATGACCATATTTTGTTGCCGGCCAACGATGTGAAGTTTTCCGTCATTAAACAAGTAGAAGTAACCCCGATGAACCCGGAAGATGCCGCCTACGAAATGGAACGTTTAGGATATTCTTTCTGGATGTTCTTAGACGAAGATTCCAAACAAATCAACTTGATTTTCAAACGCTTGGACGGCACTTACGGTTTAATTAAACCTATTAAAAAGAAATAA
- the hprK gene encoding HPr(Ser) kinase/phosphatase — protein MKRLRLELVCGRRYIHRNISTPNINRPGLALCGHMDHFLPNAIQLFGPEEYGFCRKTKPKILQTSIAHMLEKGKVPCIIMVENLKTAPALRKACLEAEVPVLKTSLDLADFAAEIRRFLDEELAPVTHVHGVLLNVSGSGILLRGEAGIGKSECALELIKRGHILIADDVVEVQKRWGRFLIGSCPEMLKHYMEVRGLGILDIDLLFGIGATKDEGAIDMEIELVPPTETIDRLGVEQRTTELLGVEIPSLALPVTPGRNLAVLIEVAALNQQLKSQGILSAKQFSQKMLNRMKKKTRTHAPEA, from the coding sequence ATGAAACGCCTTCGTCTGGAGCTGGTCTGTGGTAGACGCTATATTCACCGCAACATTTCCACGCCCAACATCAACCGGCCGGGGCTGGCTTTGTGCGGACATATGGATCATTTTTTGCCCAACGCAATTCAGTTATTCGGACCGGAAGAGTACGGCTTCTGCCGTAAAACGAAACCTAAAATTTTGCAAACCAGCATCGCCCATATGTTGGAAAAAGGGAAAGTGCCTTGCATTATTATGGTGGAAAATCTAAAAACAGCTCCCGCCTTGCGCAAGGCCTGTTTGGAAGCGGAAGTCCCCGTATTGAAAACCTCGTTGGATTTGGCTGATTTCGCGGCTGAGATTCGTCGTTTTCTAGATGAAGAATTAGCGCCTGTTACCCATGTGCACGGTGTACTATTAAATGTAAGCGGAAGCGGTATTTTACTGCGCGGGGAAGCCGGTATCGGCAAAAGCGAATGTGCCTTGGAACTAATTAAGCGCGGACATATTTTGATTGCAGATGACGTAGTAGAAGTGCAGAAAAGATGGGGACGGTTTTTAATCGGTTCCTGTCCTGAAATGCTCAAGCACTACATGGAAGTGCGGGGCTTGGGGATTTTAGATATAGATTTACTGTTCGGTATCGGTGCCACCAAAGACGAGGGCGCCATCGATATGGAAATTGAACTGGTCCCCCCCACCGAAACAATTGACCGTTTGGGGGTTGAACAGCGCACCACCGAGCTGTTGGGAGTGGAAATTCCCTCGCTGGCCTTGCCGGTTACTCCGGGGCGCAACTTAGCCGTTTTAATCGAAGTGGCCGCATTAAATCAGCAACTTAAATCCCAAGGCATTTTATCAGCCAAACAGTTTAGCCAAAAAATGCTAAACCGTATGAAAAAGAAAACGAGGACTCATGCACCAGAAGCGTAA
- the rapZ gene encoding RNase adapter RapZ: MHQKRKLFIITGMSGAGKSQALKIFGDLGFYCVDNLPLALFPQFASYVIEHADLQHVALGIDVREGERLKELPALLKQTTKEDFEVNVIFLDASDECLIRRFSETKHKHPIHKKLAAAIAHEHDLLKPIKIASDKVIDTTDLKLGELKEKISALLELKKEGEMQISVVSFGFKNGIPKDTDLVMDVRFLPNPYYVKELKNKTGLDKAVQDYILSFQQTQEFADKFADLIKYLIPQYIKEGKSYLTIAMGCTGGKHRSVFMAHQLAETLRKQGLSASEFHRDIEI; this comes from the coding sequence ATGCACCAGAAGCGTAAACTATTTATTATTACCGGTATGAGCGGAGCCGGCAAATCCCAAGCTCTTAAGATATTTGGCGATTTGGGATTTTATTGCGTGGACAATTTGCCGTTGGCATTGTTTCCGCAATTTGCTTCTTATGTCATCGAGCATGCCGATTTACAACATGTGGCCTTGGGCATTGACGTGCGGGAAGGAGAACGTCTCAAAGAACTGCCCGCCCTGCTCAAACAAACAACCAAAGAAGATTTTGAAGTCAATGTCATTTTCTTAGATGCCAGCGACGAGTGTTTGATACGCCGTTTTTCGGAAACCAAACATAAACATCCTATTCATAAAAAATTAGCCGCGGCCATTGCCCATGAGCATGATTTGCTAAAACCCATTAAAATCGCTTCCGATAAAGTCATCGATACAACGGATTTAAAATTAGGGGAACTAAAGGAAAAAATATCTGCCCTACTGGAACTAAAAAAAGAAGGAGAAATGCAGATTTCCGTAGTGTCTTTCGGGTTCAAAAACGGCATTCCCAAAGATACGGATTTAGTAATGGATGTGCGGTTTTTGCCCAATCCGTATTATGTGAAGGAATTGAAAAATAAGACCGGCTTAGACAAAGCCGTACAAGACTATATTTTATCGTTTCAACAGACGCAAGAATTTGCCGATAAATTTGCCGATTTGATTAAATACTTAATTCCGCAATACATTAAGGAAGGGAAAAGTTATTTAACGATTGCCATGGGTTGTACCGGTGGCAAACACCGCAGCGTTTTTATGGCGCATCAACTGGCCGAAACGTTGCGCAAGCAAGGCTTAAGTGCTTCGGAATTTCACAGGGATATAGAGATTTAA
- a CDS encoding PTS sugar transporter subunit IIB, producing MAILFARVDDRLIHGQIVQAWLPELNIDEVVIPCSKMQAQRINKNLLRLSLPFEYDLTVLSPDRCVAYMTQSPKRTLLLMESLQDLQPLLEDGLQIKSVNIGGMHFKPNAQKLAENVFLDEQDKRTLKILHDLGIEVETRAVPTSKSISLKEILQ from the coding sequence ATGGCTATTTTATTTGCCCGCGTGGATGACCGCTTGATTCATGGACAAATCGTCCAAGCGTGGCTACCGGAGCTCAACATTGACGAAGTGGTGATTCCGTGTTCCAAGATGCAAGCGCAACGTATCAATAAAAACTTGTTGCGGCTTTCGTTGCCGTTTGAATATGATTTAACTGTTTTATCACCGGATCGTTGCGTAGCTTATATGACGCAATCACCCAAAAGAACTTTATTGCTTATGGAATCGTTGCAAGATCTGCAACCTTTACTAGAAGATGGTTTGCAAATCAAATCCGTCAATATCGGTGGCATGCATTTTAAGCCCAATGCTCAAAAATTAGCCGAAAATGTATTCTTGGATGAGCAGGACAAACGAACATTAAAAATATTGCACGATTTGGGAATAGAAGTAGAAACAAGAGCGGTCCCCACTTCTAAATCTATTTCCTTAAAAGAGATTTTACAATGA
- a CDS encoding PTS sugar transporter subunit IIC, protein MTHATAILLCLLASLLELDTTYAFQTLLSRPIIAGPIFGLCTGDAMAGLQVGIFAELLFCDISPLGGVIPPSGVVLVTISLLLHAMGIELYFSFFVGVLAAILYSFLDALLRKSRVTWMVFVEKKITRHPSDLKRTIAGALLLSFSMTFIFLSVSIWATSQIIFWLFPYLTPKIHFAFHLAYTAVPWIGLATLIPAFRFKAR, encoded by the coding sequence ATGACCCATGCCACTGCCATTTTACTATGCCTGTTGGCCTCGCTACTGGAGCTGGATACTACGTATGCTTTTCAAACGTTGCTATCCCGCCCTATCATAGCCGGGCCGATTTTCGGACTGTGTACCGGAGACGCCATGGCCGGCTTGCAGGTGGGTATCTTTGCAGAACTGTTATTTTGCGACATTTCCCCCTTGGGCGGAGTAATCCCACCTAGCGGTGTTGTGTTAGTCACTATTTCTCTTTTGTTACATGCCATGGGAATTGAACTGTACTTTAGCTTTTTTGTAGGAGTACTGGCCGCCATTTTATATTCCTTCTTAGATGCACTACTACGCAAAAGCCGCGTCACGTGGATGGTGTTTGTGGAAAAAAAGATTACCCGCCACCCCAGTGATTTGAAACGCACTATTGCCGGCGCGTTGTTATTATCCTTTTCCATGACTTTTATTTTTCTGTCTGTATCCATTTGGGCCACTTCTCAAATCATTTTTTGGTTATTTCCTTATTTGACTCCTAAAATTCATTTTGCGTTTCATTTAGCATACACGGCGGTACCTTGGATTGGGCTGGCTACCTTGATACCGGCGTTTCGGTTTAAGGCGAGGTAA
- a CDS encoding PTS system mannose/fructose/sorbose family transporter subunit IID: protein MNLRLKLNLFFRSFFLQTGWNYAKYQNLGFAFVMMPVLRRLYAKDAESLPTVLQRYLDNFNTQPVMASFCFGALAKQEEQIIQANSLTDYKEQVLEWQGIRRGLSITAASIGDRLFWGTLKPLTLLIALFVWMLAGVDFLETDYLNTPSTTVILSGSLVAFFIYNIVAQWVRWQGIELGYVSDNSSCFGLTRFDWNRTIYHAKRLGLYVAVVLLLLGVYHYFKQADLVTNVHSIAKAILVLAFVIIAFITRRLRIPNVYLYLTSVVIFNLVCLL from the coding sequence ATGAATTTGCGACTCAAACTGAATTTATTTTTTCGCTCTTTTTTCTTGCAAACCGGCTGGAATTATGCCAAGTATCAAAACTTGGGTTTTGCTTTTGTTATGATGCCCGTGTTGCGCCGTTTGTATGCTAAAGATGCCGAATCATTACCCACCGTATTGCAACGTTATTTGGATAATTTCAACACGCAACCGGTGATGGCCTCGTTCTGTTTCGGGGCACTAGCCAAGCAAGAAGAACAAATTATTCAAGCCAACTCTTTGACCGATTATAAAGAACAAGTATTGGAATGGCAGGGGATCCGGCGGGGGCTTTCCATTACAGCCGCCTCTATCGGAGACCGGCTTTTCTGGGGCACCTTAAAACCGCTCACCTTACTCATCGCCTTGTTTGTGTGGATGTTAGCCGGAGTAGATTTTTTGGAAACGGATTATCTAAACACCCCTTCCACTACGGTAATTCTGTCCGGCAGTTTAGTCGCATTTTTCATTTACAATATCGTGGCGCAATGGGTGCGTTGGCAAGGGATAGAGCTGGGATATGTTTCAGATAATTCTTCTTGTTTTGGATTAACCCGTTTCGACTGGAACCGCACCATCTATCACGCCAAACGTTTGGGATTATATGTGGCAGTCGTACTCCTATTGCTGGGAGTATATCACTATTTCAAACAAGCAGATCTGGTGACCAATGTCCATAGTATAGCCAAAGCAATTTTAGTGCTGGCTTTTGTCATTATTGCATTTATTACGCGTCGTTTGCGCATCCCCAATGTGTACTTATACTTAACGAGCGTAGTAATTTTCAATTTAGTATGTCTATTATAA
- a CDS encoding HPr family phosphocarrier protein: protein MITQDIQITNRLGLHARPAAMLVQTASDFDCDIKIKKDTVEVNAKSIMGVLMLAAEYGSVLRLQCEGADEKQAAQAIAALFANKFNEEF from the coding sequence GTGATTACACAAGATATTCAAATTACAAATCGTTTAGGGTTACATGCCCGACCGGCCGCGATGCTGGTACAGACCGCGTCGGATTTTGACTGTGACATTAAAATCAAAAAAGACACCGTAGAAGTCAATGCTAAAAGTATTATGGGTGTATTGATGTTGGCGGCCGAATACGGCTCTGTCTTGCGCTTGCAATGCGAGGGCGCTGACGAAAAACAAGCCGCCCAAGCAATTGCGGCTCTGTTTGCCAACAAATTCAACGAGGAGTTTTAA